One Parasphingorhabdus cellanae genomic region harbors:
- the rpsL gene encoding 30S ribosomal protein S12 has product MPTINQLVRKGRVPQKTKSKVPAMEANPQKRGVCTRVYTTTPKKPNSALRKVAKVRLTNQREVISYIPGEGHNLQEHSVVLIRGGRVRDLPGVRYHVLRGVLDTQGVKDRKQSRSKYGAKRPK; this is encoded by the coding sequence ATGCCAACGATTAATCAGCTCGTCCGTAAAGGGCGGGTGCCACAGAAGACGAAGTCCAAAGTGCCGGCCATGGAAGCCAACCCGCAGAAACGCGGCGTTTGTACCCGGGTCTACACAACGACTCCTAAAAAACCAAACTCCGCTCTGCGTAAGGTTGCCAAGGTTCGCCTGACCAACCAGCGTGAGGTCATCAGCTATATTCCCGGTGAAGGTCATAACCTTCAGGAGCATAGCGTTGTTCTTATTCGCGGCGGCCGTGTTCGCGACCTTCCCGGTGTGCGTTACCATGTGCTGCGCGGTGTTCTTGATACGCAAGGCGTTAAGGACCGGAAGCAATCCCGTTCCAAATATGGCGCCAAGCGTCCTAAGTAG
- the rpsG gene encoding 30S ribosomal protein S7, translated as MARRRRPEKRVILPDPKFKDQVLSKFMNNLMQDGKKSVAERIVYGALDSVEAKAKKDPLQMFHDALNNIKPGIEVRSRRVGGATYQVPVEVRPERAQALAIRWMISAARSRSETTMAARLSGEILDASNNRGNAVKKREDSHKMAEANRAFAHYRW; from the coding sequence ATGGCACGTCGTCGTCGTCCCGAGAAACGGGTAATCCTTCCTGATCCAAAGTTTAAGGATCAGGTCCTTTCGAAATTCATGAACAATCTGATGCAGGATGGTAAGAAATCTGTTGCAGAACGTATCGTTTATGGCGCGCTGGATAGCGTAGAAGCCAAAGCGAAAAAAGATCCGCTGCAGATGTTCCATGATGCGCTCAACAACATCAAGCCGGGCATCGAAGTGCGCAGCCGCCGTGTTGGTGGTGCGACCTATCAGGTTCCTGTCGAAGTGCGTCCTGAGCGTGCGCAGGCTCTCGCCATTCGCTGGATGATCAGTGCGGCGCGTTCGCGCAGTGAAACCACAATGGCGGCGCGTCTGTCTGGTGAAATTCTGGACGCTTCCAACAATCGCGGCAACGCGGTGAAGAAGCGTGAAGATTCGCACAAGATGGCCGAAGCCAACCGCGCATTTGCACATTACCGCTGGTAG
- the fusA gene encoding elongation factor G, producing MARSHPLERYRNIGIMAHIDAGKTTTTERILYYTGKSYKIGEVHDGAATMDWMEQEQERGITITSAATTCFWNAEDRKGPEHRINIIDTPGHVDFTIEVERSLRVLDGAVACFDGVAGVEPQSETVWRQADKYKVPRMCFINKLDRTGANFKFCVDSIVERLGATPAVLYLPIGIEASLVGLVDLVNQRSITWKNEDLGAEYAYGDIPEDMADEAAEYREKLIELAVEQDDDVMEQYLEGNEPDAATLKSLIRKGTLNQSFVPVLCGSAFKNKGVQPLLDAVVDYMPSPLDVAAIKGVKLDGETEDTRPSSDDEPFSALAFKVMNDPFVGTLTFCRIYSGKLEKGTVLNSVKDKKEKVGRILEMHSNDRKDIEEAFAGDIIALAGMKTTTTGDTLCAPESPIILERMEFPEPVIELSVEPKTKADQEKMGVALNRLAAEDPSFRVTTDHESGQTIIKGMGELHLDILVDRMKREFKVEANVGAPQVAYRESLGKAVDTDYTHKKQSGGSGQFARIKFEVTPGERGAGITFEDEIKGGNIPKEYIPSVEKGMRETAETGSLIGFPIIDFNIRVYDGAYHDVDSSALAFEIAARAAMREAAQKSGIKLLEPIMKVEVITPEDYLGDVIGDLNSRRGQIQGTDTRGIAQAVDAMVPLANMFGYVNELRSFTQGRAQYSMQFSHYEQVPNNVAEELKEKMA from the coding sequence ATGGCACGCAGCCATCCGCTCGAACGATATCGCAATATTGGCATTATGGCCCATATTGATGCTGGTAAAACGACCACAACGGAACGCATCCTGTATTATACGGGTAAGTCCTATAAAATCGGCGAAGTGCATGATGGCGCGGCGACGATGGACTGGATGGAGCAAGAGCAAGAGCGTGGTATTACCATTACCTCTGCTGCGACCACCTGTTTCTGGAATGCGGAAGACCGCAAGGGTCCTGAGCACCGGATCAACATTATTGATACACCAGGCCACGTTGACTTCACCATTGAAGTGGAGCGTTCACTGCGTGTGCTTGATGGCGCGGTTGCTTGTTTCGACGGCGTTGCCGGCGTTGAACCGCAATCTGAAACTGTATGGCGTCAGGCTGATAAATATAAAGTGCCGCGGATGTGCTTCATCAACAAGCTCGACCGGACCGGTGCCAACTTCAAATTCTGTGTCGATTCCATCGTAGAGCGTTTGGGCGCAACACCTGCTGTGCTCTATTTGCCAATCGGCATCGAAGCGAGCCTTGTCGGTTTGGTTGACCTCGTCAATCAGCGTTCGATCACCTGGAAGAACGAAGACCTTGGCGCTGAATATGCTTATGGCGACATTCCCGAAGACATGGCTGATGAAGCCGCTGAATATCGCGAGAAGCTTATCGAGCTTGCTGTGGAGCAGGACGATGACGTGATGGAACAATATCTGGAAGGCAACGAGCCTGATGCCGCGACCTTGAAGTCGCTCATCCGCAAAGGCACGTTGAACCAGAGCTTCGTTCCTGTGCTTTGCGGCTCGGCGTTTAAGAACAAGGGCGTTCAGCCCCTGCTCGACGCGGTTGTGGACTATATGCCAAGCCCGCTTGATGTTGCTGCTATTAAAGGCGTGAAGCTTGACGGTGAAACCGAAGATACCCGTCCATCCAGCGATGATGAGCCGTTTTCTGCGCTTGCCTTTAAAGTCATGAACGATCCGTTCGTGGGAACCTTGACCTTCTGCCGTATCTATTCCGGTAAACTGGAAAAAGGTACCGTGCTGAACTCGGTTAAGGACAAGAAAGAGAAAGTCGGCCGTATCCTGGAAATGCACTCCAATGACCGGAAAGACATTGAAGAGGCGTTTGCTGGCGACATTATCGCTTTGGCTGGCATGAAGACAACGACAACCGGTGACACGCTTTGTGCTCCGGAAAGTCCGATCATTCTGGAACGTATGGAATTCCCAGAGCCGGTTATCGAGCTTTCGGTTGAACCAAAAACCAAGGCTGACCAAGAGAAGATGGGCGTTGCGCTTAATCGTCTGGCTGCTGAAGATCCGTCATTCCGTGTGACGACTGACCATGAATCTGGTCAGACCATCATTAAAGGCATGGGCGAACTTCACCTCGACATTCTCGTCGACCGTATGAAGCGTGAGTTTAAAGTGGAAGCCAATGTTGGTGCCCCGCAAGTTGCTTATCGCGAGTCACTCGGCAAGGCTGTTGACACCGACTATACGCATAAGAAACAGTCCGGTGGTTCCGGTCAGTTCGCGCGTATCAAGTTTGAAGTCACACCCGGTGAGCGCGGTGCAGGCATTACCTTTGAAGACGAAATCAAGGGCGGTAACATTCCAAAGGAATATATCCCGTCGGTTGAAAAAGGCATGCGTGAAACAGCCGAAACCGGTTCGCTGATCGGCTTCCCGATCATCGACTTTAACATTCGTGTTTATGACGGCGCCTATCATGACGTTGACTCCTCGGCGCTGGCTTTTGAAATTGCGGCACGTGCTGCGATGCGCGAAGCGGCCCAGAAGTCTGGCATCAAGCTGCTTGAGCCGATCATGAAAGTCGAAGTGATTACGCCGGAAGATTATCTTGGTGACGTGATCGGCGATTTAAACTCTCGCCGTGGCCAGATCCAGGGTACCGACACGCGCGGTATCGCTCAGGCGGTCGACGCGATGGTGCCGCTGGCCAACATGTTTGGCTATGTGAACGAGCTGCGCTCTTTCACACAGGGCCGTGCACAATATTCGATGCAATTTTCTCACTATGAGCAGGTGCCGAATAATGTCGCAGAAGAATTGAAGGAGAAGATGGCTTAA
- the tuf gene encoding elongation factor Tu, which produces MAKAKFERNKPHCNIGTIGHVDHGKTTLTAAITKVLAESGGGEAVDFANIDKAPEERERGITISTAHVEYETEARHYAHVDCPGHADYVKNMITGAAQMDGAILVVNAADGPMPQTREHILLARQVGVPALVVFMNKVDQVDDEELLELVEMEIRELLSSYDFPGDDIPIVSGSALAALEGRDDNIGKEKILELMKAVDEAIPQPERPVDQDFLMPIEDVFSISGRGTVVTGRVETGIVNVGDEVEIVGIKDTSKTTVTGVEMFRKLLDSGEAGDNIGALIRGVAREEVERGQVLCKPGSITPHTEFDAEVYVLSKDEGGRHTPFFANYRPQFYFRTTDVTGEVILPEGTEMVMPGDNVTIAVKLIAPIAMDPGLRFAIREGGRTVGSGVVSNVTK; this is translated from the coding sequence ATGGCAAAAGCAAAGTTTGAACGCAATAAGCCGCATTGCAATATCGGCACCATCGGTCACGTCGACCACGGTAAAACCACGCTGACTGCAGCGATCACGAAAGTGCTTGCTGAATCTGGCGGCGGGGAAGCCGTAGACTTCGCGAACATCGACAAAGCGCCTGAAGAGCGTGAGCGCGGCATCACTATTTCAACGGCACACGTTGAATATGAAACCGAAGCGCGTCACTATGCGCACGTCGATTGCCCAGGCCATGCCGATTATGTGAAAAACATGATCACCGGTGCTGCTCAGATGGATGGCGCTATCCTGGTTGTGAACGCTGCTGACGGTCCAATGCCACAGACTCGCGAGCACATCCTGCTTGCCCGTCAGGTTGGTGTTCCTGCTCTTGTTGTTTTCATGAACAAGGTTGATCAGGTTGATGACGAAGAGCTGCTTGAGCTCGTTGAAATGGAAATCCGTGAACTGCTGTCTTCTTACGACTTCCCAGGCGACGATATTCCTATCGTTTCCGGTTCTGCTCTTGCAGCATTGGAAGGTCGTGACGACAATATCGGTAAAGAAAAAATTCTTGAACTGATGAAAGCTGTTGATGAAGCTATTCCTCAGCCAGAGCGTCCAGTCGATCAAGACTTCCTGATGCCAATTGAGGATGTGTTCTCCATTTCCGGTCGTGGTACGGTTGTTACCGGCCGTGTTGAAACCGGCATCGTGAATGTTGGCGACGAAGTTGAAATCGTTGGTATCAAAGATACTTCGAAAACAACGGTTACCGGTGTTGAAATGTTCCGTAAGTTGCTCGACAGCGGTGAAGCTGGCGATAACATCGGTGCATTGATCCGCGGTGTTGCTCGTGAAGAAGTTGAGCGTGGTCAGGTTCTTTGTAAGCCTGGTTCGATCACACCGCATACCGAGTTTGACGCAGAAGTTTATGTGTTGTCGAAAGACGAAGGCGGCCGTCACACGCCATTCTTCGCTAACTATCGTCCACAATTCTACTTCCGCACAACGGACGTTACCGGTGAAGTTATTCTTCCAGAAGGCACCGAGATGGTGATGCCTGGTGATAACGTGACGATCGCTGTTAAGTTGATTGCACCAATCGCTATGGACCCAGGTCTTCGCTTCGCAATTCGCGAAGGCGGCCGGACAGTTGGTTCTGGGGTTGTCAGCAACGTAACAAAGTAA
- the rpsJ gene encoding 30S ribosomal protein S10, whose protein sequence is METQNIRIRLKAFDHRVLDQATGDIADTARRTGALIRGPIPMPTRIEKFTVNRGPHVDKKSREQFEVRTYKRLLDIVQPTPQTVDALMKLDLAAGVNVEIKLA, encoded by the coding sequence ATGGAAACGCAGAATATTCGCATACGCTTGAAGGCATTCGATCATCGGGTTCTTGATCAGGCAACTGGCGATATCGCTGACACGGCTCGCCGCACTGGCGCGCTTATCCGTGGACCGATCCCAATGCCGACGCGCATCGAAAAATTCACCGTAAACCGCGGCCCGCACGTTGACAAAAAGTCACGCGAGCAGTTTGAGGTCCGGACTTATAAAAGGTTGCTCGATATCGTGCAGCCTACGCCGCAAACCGTTGATGCTTTGATGAAGCTCGACCTTGCAGCTGGTGTGAATGTAGAGATTAAGCTCGCTTAA
- the rplC gene encoding 50S ribosomal protein L3 → MRTGVIAKKMGMTRLFQEDGRHVPVTVLSLEQCQVVGARKQDPDGYFAVQLGAGARKAKNVNKPQREAFAKAEVEPKARVAEFRVESEEGLLPVGATITADHFIAGQMVDIQGVTQGKGFAGAMKRWGFGGMRATHGVSISHRAHGSTGQNQDPGKVFKGKKMAGHMGAKNRTQQNLEIVRTDAARGLIFVRGSVPGSKGGWLLVKDAVKVALPEGVPFPGAMRRNADETATEDAPAGMIEADAAIERPVGPTDAEIAAAVAETPAEEKSDAKDADAKDADAKDDAGKEG, encoded by the coding sequence GTGCGTACTGGCGTGATCGCGAAAAAAATGGGGATGACCCGCTTGTTTCAGGAAGATGGTCGGCATGTGCCGGTAACTGTCCTGTCCTTGGAGCAGTGTCAGGTTGTTGGAGCCCGCAAACAGGATCCGGATGGCTATTTCGCTGTTCAGCTTGGTGCAGGTGCCCGTAAAGCGAAAAATGTAAACAAACCACAACGTGAAGCTTTTGCAAAAGCAGAAGTTGAGCCGAAGGCTCGTGTTGCCGAATTCCGGGTTGAGAGCGAAGAAGGCTTGCTCCCCGTCGGCGCCACTATCACAGCCGACCACTTTATTGCTGGTCAAATGGTTGATATTCAAGGCGTTACCCAAGGTAAGGGTTTTGCTGGTGCGATGAAGCGTTGGGGTTTCGGCGGTATGCGCGCAACCCATGGTGTTTCCATCTCTCACCGTGCCCATGGTTCTACTGGTCAAAACCAGGATCCAGGTAAAGTCTTCAAGGGCAAGAAAATGGCCGGTCATATGGGTGCGAAAAACCGCACCCAGCAAAATCTGGAAATCGTCCGTACAGATGCCGCTCGCGGTTTGATCTTTGTACGCGGCAGCGTTCCCGGCTCCAAAGGTGGCTGGTTGCTGGTTAAAGATGCCGTGAAAGTGGCTCTTCCAGAAGGCGTTCCATTTCCGGGTGCCATGCGCCGTAATGCGGATGAGACAGCAACCGAAGATGCGCCAGCTGGCATGATCGAAGCGGATGCAGCGATCGAGCGTCCGGTCGGTCCAACTGATGCTGAAATCGCAGCAGCCGTTGCTGAAACACCGGCTGAAGAGAAGTCTGATGCCAAAGACGCTGATGCCAAAGACGCTGATGCTAAAGATGATGCAGGGAAGGAGGGCTAA
- the rplD gene encoding 50S ribosomal protein L4 codes for MKLKVKTLDAKAKGDIDLNDDVFGLEARADILHRVVNWQRENARGTARAVRERGDVARTGKKFGNQKGGGTARHGSRRAPIFVGGGKAHGPRKRDFNPSLNKKVRALGLKMALSDKAKNDNLVILENLDIKEAKTKLLIADIAKLGFGKSALVMDGDAVNDAFTKASSNIPRLNVMPAAGANVYDILNHETLVLTRAAVEKLEARFNG; via the coding sequence ATGAAATTAAAAGTGAAAACCCTCGACGCTAAAGCCAAGGGCGACATCGATTTGAACGATGACGTATTTGGTCTGGAAGCGCGCGCAGACATCCTGCACCGTGTTGTTAACTGGCAACGTGAAAACGCACGCGGCACGGCCCGTGCTGTTCGTGAGCGTGGTGACGTCGCCCGCACTGGTAAGAAGTTCGGCAACCAAAAGGGCGGTGGTACGGCTCGTCACGGTTCTCGCCGCGCGCCGATCTTTGTTGGTGGCGGTAAAGCCCACGGTCCTCGCAAGCGCGATTTCAACCCATCGCTGAACAAGAAAGTTCGTGCGCTGGGTCTGAAAATGGCGCTGTCTGACAAAGCCAAGAACGACAATCTGGTGATCCTCGAAAATCTGGATATCAAAGAAGCCAAAACCAAATTGCTGATCGCGGATATCGCGAAGCTTGGTTTCGGCAAGTCAGCTTTGGTCATGGACGGTGATGCCGTGAATGATGCTTTCACCAAAGCGTCTTCAAACATTCCGCGTCTGAACGTGATGCCAGCCGCTGGTGCCAATGTTTATGACATTTTGAACCACGAGACTTTGGTGCTGACCCGCGCCGCAGTCGAAAAGTTGGAGGCACGCTTCAATGGCTAA
- a CDS encoding 50S ribosomal protein L23 → MAKKEAVDIRHYDVIVGPHITEKTTLLSEHNAVVFKVANTATKPQIKAAIEALFDVKVKGVNTMVQKGKTKKWKGRPYTRNDVKKAVVTLAEGQTIDITTGI, encoded by the coding sequence ATGGCTAAAAAAGAAGCAGTAGACATTCGTCACTATGACGTAATTGTCGGCCCGCACATCACCGAGAAAACAACCTTGCTCAGCGAACATAATGCTGTGGTTTTCAAAGTCGCCAACACCGCGACCAAGCCGCAGATTAAAGCCGCTATCGAGGCGCTGTTTGATGTCAAAGTCAAAGGCGTGAACACGATGGTGCAAAAGGGTAAGACCAAGAAGTGGAAGGGTCGTCCCTACACGCGCAACGATGTTAAGAAAGCTGTCGTGACTTTGGCTGAAGGCCAGACCATCGACATCACCACAGGAATTTAA
- the rplB gene encoding 50S ribosomal protein L2, whose amino-acid sequence MALKSYKPTSPARRGLILVDKSGLWKGKPVKKLVEGKRKTGGRNNKGHVTSRGIAGGHKQKYRLVDFKRRKFDVSATVERIEYDPNRTAFIALIKYDDGELSYILAPQRLAVGDTVIAGEKVDVKPGNAMKLSQMPIGTIIHNVEMKPGKGGQIARSAGTYVQIVGRDRGMVIVRLNSGEQRYIRSDCMGTVGAVSNPDNSNQNFGKAGRTRWKGRRPLTRGVAKNPVDHPHGGGEGRTSGGRHPVTPWGKPTKGARTRKNKTTDKMIIRSRHAKKKR is encoded by the coding sequence ATGGCTTTAAAATCCTATAAACCGACAAGTCCCGCACGGCGTGGTCTTATCCTGGTCGACAAGAGCGGCCTGTGGAAAGGCAAGCCCGTGAAGAAACTTGTCGAAGGCAAGCGCAAGACCGGCGGTCGTAACAATAAAGGGCATGTGACCTCACGCGGTATCGCGGGTGGTCATAAGCAAAAATATCGTCTGGTGGACTTTAAGCGCCGCAAGTTCGATGTTTCGGCAACGGTTGAGCGGATCGAATATGATCCTAACCGGACCGCGTTCATTGCCTTGATCAAATATGACGATGGCGAGTTGAGCTACATCCTGGCACCGCAACGCCTGGCCGTTGGTGACACTGTCATCGCTGGCGAAAAAGTTGACGTCAAGCCTGGTAACGCGATGAAATTGTCGCAAATGCCAATCGGTACGATCATCCATAATGTGGAAATGAAGCCAGGCAAGGGCGGTCAGATTGCTCGTTCTGCCGGTACATATGTCCAGATTGTGGGCCGTGACCGCGGCATGGTTATTGTTCGCCTGAACTCCGGTGAGCAGCGCTATATCCGCAGCGATTGCATGGGTACGGTTGGCGCGGTGTCTAACCCCGACAACTCGAACCAGAATTTCGGTAAAGCTGGCCGCACCCGTTGGAAGGGCCGTCGTCCTTTGACGCGCGGCGTTGCGAAAAACCCTGTCGATCACCCGCATGGTGGTGGTGAAGGTCGGACCTCCGGTGGTCGTCATCCCGTGACACCATGGGGCAAGCCAACCAAGGGCGCTCGTACCCGTAAGAATAAAACGACCGACAAGATGATCATCCGGTCGCGTCACGCTAAGAAGAAGAGGTAA
- the rpsS gene encoding 30S ribosomal protein S19 — protein sequence MARSIKKGPFVDLHLLKKAQTAQEESRRSPIKTWSRRSTVLPDFVGLTFSVYNGQKFIPVSVNEDMVGHKLGEFAPTRNYYGHGADKKGKK from the coding sequence ATGGCTCGTTCCATCAAAAAAGGTCCATTTGTTGACCTCCACCTGCTGAAAAAAGCGCAGACCGCTCAAGAAGAGAGCAGGCGTTCGCCGATCAAAACTTGGTCGCGTCGTTCCACCGTTCTTCCTGATTTTGTTGGTCTGACTTTCAGCGTTTATAACGGTCAAAAATTCATTCCGGTTTCCGTGAATGAAGATATGGTTGGCCACAAGCTTGGCGAGTTCGCTCCTACGCGTAACTATTACGGCCATGGCGCTGACAAAAAAGGCAAGAAATAA
- the rplV gene encoding 50S ribosomal protein L22, whose protein sequence is MGKASSPRRVGDNEALAVGNSIRGSAQKLNLVAQLIRGKKAEDALNILSFSKKSMAKDVSKVLASAIANAENNHNLDVDALIVHEASVGKGLTMKRFKARARGRSAQILKPFSRVRIVVREHEEEEA, encoded by the coding sequence ATGGGTAAGGCATCATCACCCCGCCGCGTTGGCGACAATGAAGCTTTGGCTGTTGGCAATTCCATTCGTGGTTCTGCTCAAAAGCTGAACCTTGTTGCACAGCTGATCCGCGGCAAGAAAGCGGAAGACGCTTTGAACATCCTGTCCTTCTCTAAAAAGAGCATGGCCAAAGATGTGAGCAAGGTTCTCGCTTCCGCCATCGCCAATGCTGAAAACAACCACAACCTGGATGTTGACGCATTGATCGTGCACGAAGCCAGTGTCGGCAAGGGCCTGACCATGAAGCGGTTCAAAGCGCGGGCTCGTGGCCGTTCGGCGCAAATCCTGAAACCTTTCAGCCGCGTGCGCATCGTTGTTCGCGAACATGAAGAAGAAGAGGCGTAA
- the rpsC gene encoding 30S ribosomal protein S3, which yields MGQKSNPIGLRLQINRTWDSRWYAEGSNYGDLLMEDIKMRKYILDTVPQAAISKVVIERPAKTCRVSIYAARPGVIIGKKGADIEKLRRKLSEMSSSDVSLNIVEIRKPEVDAQLVAQGIGDQLIRRVAFRRAMKRAVQSALRLGAEGIKIVCGGRLGGAEIARVEWYREGRVPLHTLRANIDYAEYEALTAYGIIGIKVWIFKGEILGHDPMAQDRLMVEAQTSGVRPSR from the coding sequence ATGGGTCAAAAGAGTAATCCTATCGGGCTTCGCCTGCAGATTAACCGGACTTGGGATAGCCGCTGGTATGCGGAAGGGTCCAACTATGGCGATCTCTTGATGGAAGACATCAAGATGCGCAAATATATCCTGGATACCGTGCCGCAGGCTGCGATCTCCAAGGTAGTGATTGAGCGTCCCGCCAAAACTTGCCGCGTTTCTATCTATGCTGCCCGTCCCGGTGTTATCATCGGTAAGAAGGGCGCGGATATTGAAAAGCTGCGCCGCAAGCTCAGCGAAATGTCTTCCAGCGATGTGTCTTTGAACATTGTTGAAATTCGCAAGCCAGAAGTGGACGCGCAATTGGTGGCACAGGGCATTGGTGATCAGTTGATCCGCCGTGTTGCTTTCCGCCGGGCGATGAAACGCGCTGTTCAGTCTGCTCTGCGTCTGGGTGCTGAAGGTATTAAAATTGTTTGTGGTGGCCGTTTGGGCGGAGCAGAAATTGCCCGCGTTGAATGGTACCGTGAAGGCCGCGTGCCGCTGCATACGCTGCGCGCCAATATCGACTATGCAGAATATGAAGCGCTGACCGCTTACGGCATTATCGGTATCAAGGTCTGGATTTTCAAAGGCGAGATATTGGGTCACGACCCGATGGCTCAGGATCGGTTGATGGTGGAAGCACAAACTTCCGGCGTTCGCCCCTCTCGTTGA
- the rplP gene encoding 50S ribosomal protein L16 — translation MLQPKKTKFRKAHKGRIKGKAPGGTTLNFGSYGLKAMEPERITARQIEAARRAITRHIKRQGRLWIRIFPDVPVSKKPAEVRQGKGKGSVEYWACRVKPGRIMFELDGVPGPIAAVAFERAAMKLPIKTKVVARLGDTSHLEG, via the coding sequence ATGCTGCAACCAAAGAAAACAAAATTCCGGAAGGCTCACAAGGGCCGGATTAAAGGAAAGGCGCCAGGCGGCACGACGCTGAACTTCGGTTCTTATGGTCTGAAAGCTATGGAACCAGAGCGGATCACTGCGCGCCAGATCGAGGCGGCTCGCCGTGCGATCACGCGTCACATCAAACGGCAAGGTCGTTTGTGGATCCGTATCTTCCCAGACGTGCCGGTTTCCAAGAAGCCTGCTGAAGTCCGTCAGGGTAAAGGTAAGGGTTCGGTTGAATATTGGGCTTGCCGGGTAAAACCGGGCCGTATCATGTTCGAACTGGACGGTGTTCCCGGCCCCATTGCTGCGGTTGCTTTCGAGCGTGCGGCGATGAAGCTTCCTATCAAGACAAAAGTTGTGGCTCGCCTTGGCGATACGTCACATTTGGAAGGTTAA
- the rpmC gene encoding 50S ribosomal protein L29: MSKTEDLRTKTDDQLESDLGELKREAFNLRFQAATNQLEKPSRMREVRRTIAKIKTLQNERAKATQAEKA, encoded by the coding sequence ATGAGCAAGACAGAAGATTTGCGGACCAAAACCGACGATCAGCTTGAAAGCGATCTGGGCGAGTTGAAGCGCGAGGCATTTAACCTGCGTTTTCAAGCTGCGACCAACCAGCTCGAAAAGCCAAGTCGGATGCGGGAAGTGCGCCGCACCATTGCGAAGATTAAAACCCTGCAGAACGAGCGCGCGAAAGCGACGCAAGCAGAAAAGGCGTAA
- the rpsQ gene encoding 30S ribosomal protein S17, translating to MPKRILTGTVVSDKGDKTIVVNVERKVKHPLYGKIMRRSKKYHAHDEKNEMSTGETVRIEETKPISKLKTWKVLERVGAAAAPATPKVAEITAEDEGEVKAES from the coding sequence ATGCCAAAACGTATTCTCACCGGCACGGTAGTGTCAGACAAAGGCGACAAGACTATTGTCGTCAACGTCGAACGCAAAGTGAAGCACCCGCTTTACGGAAAAATTATGCGGCGGTCTAAAAAATACCACGCGCATGACGAAAAGAACGAGATGAGCACGGGCGAAACCGTGCGCATCGAGGAAACGAAACCGATTTCCAAGCTGAAAACTTGGAAGGTGTTGGAACGGGTTGGCGCTGCTGCTGCTCCTGCAACACCAAAGGTTGCTGAAATTACCGCTGAAGACGAAGGCGAAGTCAAAGCCGAAAGCTGA
- the rplN gene encoding 50S ribosomal protein L14: protein MIQMQSNLEVADNSGAKRVQCIKVLGGSKRRFAGVGDIIVVSIKEAAPRGKVKKGDVHRAVIVRTRKDIRRKDGSVIRFDTNAAVLVNNAKEPIGTRIFGPVVRELRAKKHMKIISLAPEVL from the coding sequence ATGATCCAGATGCAATCGAACTTGGAGGTCGCTGACAATAGCGGAGCCAAACGCGTGCAGTGTATCAAGGTGCTGGGCGGTTCCAAGCGCCGGTTTGCTGGCGTTGGCGACATTATTGTTGTGTCGATCAAGGAAGCGGCTCCGCGCGGTAAGGTCAAAAAGGGTGATGTTCACCGGGCTGTTATCGTGCGCACTCGCAAAGATATCCGCCGTAAAGACGGTTCGGTTATCCGCTTCGACACCAATGCTGCTGTGTTGGTCAACAATGCGAAAGAGCCAATCGGCACCCGTATTTTTGGCCCTGTGGTTCGCGAACTGCGCGCCAAGAAACACATGAAAATCATCAGCCTTGCGCCGGAGGTACTATAA
- the rplX gene encoding 50S ribosomal protein L24, with translation MANAKIKKGDTVVVLSGKDKGKSGEVTKVMPKDGKLIVAGANVAVRHRKPTQANPQGGLERREAPMHISKVALADPKDGKPTRVRFEEKDGKMVRVAVKSGEKVDG, from the coding sequence ATGGCCAATGCAAAGATTAAAAAAGGTGATACCGTTGTTGTTTTGTCCGGCAAGGATAAAGGCAAATCCGGTGAAGTGACCAAGGTTATGCCAAAAGACGGCAAGTTGATCGTCGCAGGCGCCAATGTTGCCGTGCGTCACCGCAAACCCACTCAGGCCAACCCGCAAGGTGGTCTGGAACGCCGTGAAGCACCGATGCACATCAGCAAGGTTGCTTTGGCCGATCCAAAAGATGGCAAACCAACGCGCGTTCGCTTTGAAGAGAAAGACGGAAAAATGGTCCGTGTGGCTGTGAAATCCGGGGAGAAAGTCGATGGCTGA